In the Streptomyces fradiae ATCC 10745 = DSM 40063 genome, GGCGGGACGCTGCCGTGGGACGGGGAGTCGGCCGGTGAGCTGGAGGTCCGAGGGCCGTGGATCGCGGGCGCCTACTACGGCGGCGCGGACGCCGAACCGCTGCGCCCCGCCGACAAGTTCAGCGAGGACGGCTGGCTCAAGACCGGTGACGTCGGCGTCATCAGCCCGGACGGCTTCCTCACCCTCACGGACCGCGCCAAGGACGTCATCAAGTCGGGCGGCGAGTGGATCTCGTCGGTCGAGCTGGAGAACGCCCTGATGGGTCACCCGGATGTCGCCGAGGCGGCGGTCGTGGCCGTCCCGGACGAGCGTTGGGGCGAGCGGCCGCTCGCGACGGTCGTCCTCAAGGAGGGCGCGGAGACCGGTTACGAGGCGCTGCGCGCGTACCTCGCCGAAGCCGGCATCGCCCGGTGGCAGCTCCCCGAGCGCTGGGCGGTGATCCCGGCCGTGCCGAAGACGAGCGTCGGCAAGTTCGACAAGAAGGTGATCCGCAGGCAGTACGCCGAAGGGGAGCTGGACGTCACGCAGCTGTGACGAGGGCTGGGGGCGGCACCTCAGCTGCGATGGGGCTGGGGCGGCACCTCAGCTGCGGCGCCGGCTGGGGCGGCACGTCGGTGGGGCGGGGACTGGGCGGCGCGTGGCTGTGACGGCGCTCGTGGGTCGCAGGTGGCGGTGGCGGGGGTCCCGGGCGGCACACAGCCATGGCGCCGCCGCCGTGTGCCGCCCCGCGACGCCGCTCGGGGCATGGCGCTGTTGTGATCGGGCCGGCAGCTGTGACCGCCGAGTCGGCGTCTGGGGCGGGACGTGCGGGAGGGGGCCGGCGTGGGCCCCGCTGGCGGGGTGTGCCGGCCGCCCACCTCGCCGTCGGGGCCCCCTTCCACCCGTGCGGGTGGGCCCGCTCCGTCGCCGCGCCGCCGCCGGGGGGCCGGTACGTCCGCTCCCGCGGGTGCCGTCCGGCCCCTAGTTCGTGCCGATCTTCGCGAGCAGGTCGACGATCCGCGACTGCACCTCCGGGCTCGTGGACCGCTCAGCGAGGAACAGCACGGTCTCCCCGGACGCCAGCCGCGGCAGGTCCGCCTCCTCCAGGCCCGCCGACGTGTAGACGACCAGCGGCGTGCGGTTCAGGTGGCCGTTGGCGCGCAGCCAGTCGATGATCCCGGCCCGGCGGCGCCGCACCTGCATCAGGTCCATGACGACGAGGTTCGGCGGGAGCTGCGTGGCGAGCGCGACGGCCTCGCTGTCCGCGGCCGCGCGCTGCACCCGCATGCCGCGCCGCTCCAGGGCGGCCGTCAGCGCGTGGGCGATCTCGTCGTGCTCCTCGATCAGCAGGACCCGCGACGGGTGCTGCTCGCTGTCGCGCGGCGCCAGGGCCTTGAGGAGCACGGCGGGGTCGGCGCCGTACGCGGCCTCGCGGGTGGCCTGGCCCAGCCCGGCCGCCAGCAGCACCGGCACCTCGGCCGCCACCGCCGCCTGGCGCAGCGACTGGAGCGCCGTGCGGGTGATCGGCCCGGTCAGCGGGTCGACGAACAGGGCCGCGGGGAACGCGGCGATCTGCGCGTCGACCTCCTCGCGGGAGTGCACGATCACCGGCCGGTAGCCCCGGTCGGTCAGCGCCTGCTGCGTGTCCACGTCCGGCGCTGGCCACACCAGGAGGCGGCGCGGGTTGTCCAGCGGCTCCGGCGGCAGCTCGTCGTCGACCGGTCGCGGCTGCGGCTGGTTGGCCACCTCCACGGCGCCACCCGGTCCGTCCAGCGGCTCCGGGCCCTCGTCGGCGCCTTCGTCCGGTGCCCCTATCTCGTAGGCACGGCCCTCGGGGGCGGGTGCCGCGAGAAGCTGCTGGCCGGGGGGCGCGGAGGGGGCATGCGGCACCGGCGCGGGGGCGCTGGACTGGGGCGTAACCGGCTGGGGTGCGCCCGGCGGGGTGGCCGCGGGTGCGGTGCCCTGCGGGGTGGCCGGGGGCGCCGCGCCGGGGACCGGCGGGGCGGGCGGGCGCGGGGCCGCCGGTGGTCGGCCGGCCTGCTGTGCGGCCGGGGGAACGGCTGTCGCGTCGGGTGACGGCTGCGGCTCGATGTCCGGGGGCGTGGCCAGCTTGCGCCGGCGTCCGGAACCGGTCCCGGTGCCGTGGGCGGGTGTCGGGGCGCCCCCGGCGGACGGCGGGGTGAACGGCACGCCCTGGCCGAGGGTGCGCACGCTGAACGCCCGTCCCTGGGTGGCCGACGCATCGGCGGGCACACCCTCGGCGGCCGGGCCGTCGGCCGACGCACCGGGCGCGGCGGTGGGCGCCGGTCCCGCCGGTGCCGGGGGCGCCACCGCGCGGCGGCGGCCGGTGGGCACGGCGGGCGGGGACGCGGGCGCGGTGGGGCTCGGCTCGGCCGCGCTCGGCGGGATCTCCGGCGTGACGGCGCCGGCCGCCGGGTCGGGCCGCCGCGGCGCGGTGTCGCCGGGACCGGTGGGTCCCGCGGGTCCAGCGGTCCCGGAAGGGCCGGCGGGTGCGGGAACCCGCGCGGAGCCGGGCGCGGCTGTACCGGCTGCCGGGTGGACGCCCGGCGGCACGGGGACGGCGGGCGCTTCGGGAACCACAGGGGCGCCGGGCGTGCCGGGCGGTACGGGGGCGCCGGTCGGTACGGGGGCGCCGGTCGGTACGGGGGCGCCTGCGGTGCCCGGCGGGACAGCGGTGTCACCTGGTGCTACAGGGGGGCCCGGGGGCACGGGGATGGCGGGTGCCGCTCCCGCACCGGGAGGCACAGAGGCACCAGGCGTCGTCTCCGTAGCGGGCGCGGCGCTGCCGCCCGCGGCCTCGGGGCCGCCGAGGGGCGGTACGGCGATGGCCGGGGACGCGGCGGGTACACCCGGCACCGGAGCGCCCGGCATCGGGGCGCCGGGCACCGGAGCGCCGGGCACCGGAGCCTGCGGTGCGATGGGCATCGGGTGGGGCTGCGGCGGTGTGTGGTCCGCGCCCGGCACCGTACGGACGGCGTCGTGGCGGCTCTCCTCGACCGGCGCGGCGATCCGGGCCTGCGGAACGGCCCGCGGGGCGGCCGGCCGGGCTTCAGGACCGGCCGACTGGGCCTGGGCCTGGACCTGGGCTTGGGCCTGGGCTTGGGCCTGGGCCGGGTGCGCGGGCCGGCCGGCCGGGGCGCGGTCCGCCTCGGCCGGGGGCAGCGCGAAGGCCGCCCGCCCCGTGCCCTCGGCTGTGGCCCCGGTGGCGCGTTCCTGGCCCGTCGCGAGCGCCCGGCGCGCACGGCGCCCGGCAGGCGTGGACGCCGGCCCCTGCGCCGGCCCCTGCGCCGGAACGGGCGCGGGCGGCAAGGCCGGTACGGCGCCCTCCTGGCCGGCCGGGCCGCGCCGGGCACGGCGCCCACCGCCCGGCGCGCCGTCCTCCGCCGGGGCGACGCCCTGCGGCGGAACGGTGTCCCCGAGCGCCACCGGCCGGGCCTGCGCCGACTCGGCGGCCGTCACGACGGAGCCCTCCGCCGGCGCGGCCTCCACCGGGCTGGGCCGCCCGCGACGCCGACCGGTCGGTTCGGCGCCGCCGGAGTCCTGGGCGGGTACGAGTCGCTGCTCACCCGCCGTGTCCCCGGCGGGCGCGGCGGCGCGGCGCCGCCCGGTCGGCGGGGGCGCCACGGGGTCCTCCGCGCGCACCGGACTGTCGAGGAACGCGTCCGTCGACGCCCGCCGGGCACGTCGGCGCCCGCCACCCGGAGGGGCCTCGTCCGCACCGGCACCGGGCACCGCACCGGCCCCCGGCCGCGACTGCTGGGCGGGCAGTGCGACGGCGGCACCGCCACCCGCCACAGCGCCGGACCCACCGGAAACGCCGGACCCACCGGGGACGCCGCCGTCCCCGGCCGAAGCACCCGCGTGAACTCCCGCCGGACCAGCGGCCGTACCACCCGAAGAGGCACC is a window encoding:
- a CDS encoding PAS domain-containing protein is translated as MSSRPSRGAARLAAILDALPDGLVLVNTNGTVVNANTIALEMFETPGTALVGRGLLDLLPAFDSRLIPGSMRRPEGADSLGRTKPTRMVARRTDGGEFPVEVTSAGLEDGREAYDSYGPTSYSGDELLMIVVRDLSGTVDTEAELARSQRQTEMILRAASEGVVGTDTDGRIVLVNPAAAQILGWRASDLGGKELHPLMLHSRADGEPFPYDESPLADTLRSGRKHRVRGQVVWAKDGSAVPVDLTTAPVRDGDQLVGAVMTFADRRPYEQLAEEHADRLAALAEKHEAETARLTEKHEAETAGLAERHRAEAAAYEERLAEAAERYESLAAHHRQLAAVLGGSLRGPLEELRRELGTLAADPAGQLWPEANQILHHLAAGYARMTTLVDNVLGFQRLDTGEEELRKEPVLLDAVVASGLDGAVELIGPGRAQFAVHAPPIEAEVDGVRLATALAHLVADVAGVDSTGKARIVAGGGYADSTVVVAAAQRGEVVRIEVRGPYAGGDPVHEPIVRGIVRAHGGVLQTHEVPGMNGSAYVLEVPLGAGGGTAPTAAAGSGTGADAGADAAGPGAASPAGGAAGGGSGLVSDGATGGGPAGVAGPAPDGASSGGASSGGTAAGPAGVHAGASAGDGGVPGGSGVSGGSGAVAGGGAAVALPAQQSRPGAGAVPGAGADEAPPGGGRRRARRASTDAFLDSPVRAEDPVAPPPTGRRRAAAPAGDTAGEQRLVPAQDSGGAEPTGRRRGRPSPVEAAPAEGSVVTAAESAQARPVALGDTVPPQGVAPAEDGAPGGGRRARRGPAGQEGAVPALPPAPVPAQGPAQGPASTPAGRRARRALATGQERATGATAEGTGRAAFALPPAEADRAPAGRPAHPAQAQAQAQAQVQAQAQSAGPEARPAAPRAVPQARIAAPVEESRHDAVRTVPGADHTPPQPHPMPIAPQAPVPGAPVPGAPMPGAPVPGVPAASPAIAVPPLGGPEAAGGSAAPATETTPGASVPPGAGAAPAIPVPPGPPVAPGDTAVPPGTAGAPVPTGAPVPTGAPVPPGTPGAPVVPEAPAVPVPPGVHPAAGTAAPGSARVPAPAGPSGTAGPAGPTGPGDTAPRRPDPAAGAVTPEIPPSAAEPSPTAPASPPAVPTGRRRAVAPPAPAGPAPTAAPGASADGPAAEGVPADASATQGRAFSVRTLGQGVPFTPPSAGGAPTPAHGTGTGSGRRRKLATPPDIEPQPSPDATAVPPAAQQAGRPPAAPRPPAPPVPGAAPPATPQGTAPAATPPGAPQPVTPQSSAPAPVPHAPSAPPGQQLLAAPAPEGRAYEIGAPDEGADEGPEPLDGPGGAVEVANQPQPRPVDDELPPEPLDNPRRLLVWPAPDVDTQQALTDRGYRPVIVHSREEVDAQIAAFPAALFVDPLTGPITRTALQSLRQAAVAAEVPVLLAAGLGQATREAAYGADPAVLLKALAPRDSEQHPSRVLLIEEHDEIAHALTAALERRGMRVQRAAADSEAVALATQLPPNLVVMDLMQVRRRRAGIIDWLRANGHLNRTPLVVYTSAGLEEADLPRLASGETVLFLAERSTSPEVQSRIVDLLAKIGTN